The following proteins are encoded in a genomic region of Dialister hominis:
- a CDS encoding baseplate J/gp47 family protein, protein MAFQAEDREVILARLIEAYKKYRKNNASEVEGTFAFDDLAANSVEFQNIQAEMELLIEAMFPQSSWGEYLDLLADELGNGMKRRAATKAVVVLTLSGTAGTEVNTGVLFATDGKINFITTEACTIGEDGLCTVKAEAQTAGKEGNVKAGTIVKIPVSIYGVSAVTNKEDAYNGYDEETDDSLRERLLFRLRHPVTSGNANEYVDWAESVGGVGAAKCIPLWNGNGTVKVIIVDANNEQANDELLNAVKNYIETVRPIGASVTVITPEILKVSVAAEVTVASEDYVAKITEAINEYFRREGFNSNYVSIAHIGKIMLETGAISDYESLTINGGISNISVDDNHVPRLGTLTLEVK, encoded by the coding sequence ATGGCATTTCAGGCAGAAGACCGGGAAGTAATCCTGGCAAGGCTCATTGAAGCCTATAAAAAATACAGAAAGAATAATGCCAGCGAAGTGGAAGGCACTTTTGCATTCGACGACCTGGCGGCCAACTCCGTAGAATTTCAGAACATCCAGGCAGAAATGGAGCTGCTGATAGAAGCAATGTTCCCGCAGTCATCCTGGGGGGAATACCTTGACCTTCTAGCAGATGAACTAGGGAACGGCATGAAGCGGAGAGCCGCGACAAAGGCCGTGGTAGTACTTACCCTTTCCGGAACGGCAGGGACCGAAGTGAACACAGGAGTACTTTTTGCGACAGACGGGAAAATCAACTTCATCACAACCGAGGCATGCACTATCGGAGAAGATGGCTTATGCACTGTAAAAGCAGAGGCCCAGACGGCTGGGAAAGAAGGGAATGTAAAGGCAGGAACTATCGTCAAAATCCCTGTTTCCATTTATGGTGTGAGCGCAGTCACTAATAAAGAAGACGCTTATAACGGCTATGACGAGGAGACGGACGATTCACTTAGAGAAAGACTTCTGTTCAGGCTGAGACATCCGGTTACGTCCGGGAATGCGAATGAATACGTTGACTGGGCTGAATCTGTCGGAGGAGTAGGTGCTGCAAAGTGCATCCCGCTTTGGAATGGGAATGGAACAGTCAAGGTTATCATCGTGGATGCGAACAATGAACAAGCTAATGATGAGTTACTGAATGCAGTAAAGAATTACATTGAAACAGTAAGGCCAATCGGGGCTTCAGTCACAGTTATAACGCCGGAAATTCTGAAGGTTAGCGTGGCAGCTGAAGTTACTGTAGCATCTGAAGATTATGTTGCTAAAATTACGGAAGCCATTAATGAATATTTCAGAAGAGAAGGGTTCAACTCGAATTATGTTTCCATTGCGCACATCGGGAAGATAATGCTTGAGACAGGAGCTATCAGCGACTATGAATCGCTCACAATTAACGGAGGAATCAGCAACATTAGTGTAGATGATAACCATGTTCCACGGCTTGGGACGCTTACACTGGAGGTAAAATGA
- a CDS encoding putative phage tail protein has product MSLIRSRPVDISLYLPGFLTKSAEYKAGLDAESGEHERMRIVLLDIEKQFNVKTVDWGINLWEDLYAINQDRSKSSLISRRDVVLAKMVPPSVVNEPFMDRLVNAYVADKKAEIVSYIDEYRIEILYHGGQILDYDNLRKSIREYLPAHLGYKLVTFTSGDLYFHAAGIVQNYKKITVDMDSSVHLEAADTTIHYAGQVVHNYRKLSISGGY; this is encoded by the coding sequence ATGAGTTTAATCAGAAGTAGGCCGGTAGACATTTCATTATATCTACCAGGATTCCTTACAAAAAGTGCCGAATATAAAGCCGGGCTGGATGCGGAAAGCGGAGAGCATGAAAGAATGCGAATTGTACTGCTTGACATAGAAAAGCAGTTTAATGTCAAAACAGTAGACTGGGGGATAAATCTCTGGGAAGACTTGTACGCGATCAATCAGGATAGAAGCAAAAGCAGCCTAATTAGCAGACGTGATGTTGTGCTTGCTAAAATGGTTCCTCCATCCGTTGTCAATGAGCCTTTTATGGACAGGCTGGTCAATGCTTATGTTGCTGATAAGAAAGCCGAAATCGTAAGCTACATAGACGAATACAGAATTGAGATCCTATATCACGGTGGGCAGATCCTTGATTATGATAATCTTCGGAAATCAATCAGAGAATATTTACCGGCGCATCTGGGATACAAACTGGTTACGTTCACTTCTGGAGATTTATATTTCCATGCAGCCGGAATTGTCCAGAACTATAAAAAGATTACAGTCGATATGGACAGCAGTGTCCATCTGGAGGCCGCTGACACCACAATCCATTATGCAGGACAAGTAGTCCATAATTATAGAAAATTATCTATTTCGGGGGGGTACTAA